The DNA region TGAGTTACTGTAGGTAGCACTCGTTCTGTTGCCCATCGCTGGTCACACTAACTGAGCAGTTTTCCTTCCGTTTATTCCTTAAAAACCCGAAATGTgaaacacatcacttcctgtgcgCCACAGAATTTATCCCATCCATAAAGACGTACCACACACGTAGTGTTTACAACAGCAGATGTAAAAGCTTCCAGGAACTAGATTTAGCCTGGCAGTTATTTAGATATCAAACAGTGACATGGTGTCTTTACGCCAGCAAGCAGACGAAGTCCTGACAGTGTTTTATCGGCCACATCTGGTCCATCTGTGGCCAACACTTAACTTAAGAGTAGCTGAAAATGTGACTGTTTAGTTTGTCTATTTAGCCACAGAAGGACGTTTTATCCATTTCGCTAGCTGCACAAGTGTCACAAgatcatctgtctgtctgtctcgtgGAGTTGGGTGTTTTCAAGAGGCTTGGGAGACAGAAATCCTTGAGTTGATTTGCAGAAAGCAAAGCAGATGCCAGAGATAGTGTGTGTAGCAATCATCAGCAGTGTTTTGGGCGGGGCAGTTGGTTGGTGGTTAGACTGTGTACCAGTCACCGCGAGAGGAGACGTTCATCTTGTCAGGAATCCCACCCTCCATCTTAGCTAACTGACACATTAACAGGGAGTGGAGCAACtgatttatgtgaaaataatgaGTTCGGATTTGAAGGACTATAAAGTTTGTGTGATGGTTCCATTAGCACCATAACATGGCTCTTGTGAAATATTGTTGGCGGTGGATGAAGGTATTTGACAAGTCATGATGATGAGTCTAATGTGAATGTGGTGGTGCTGAGAACTAGACAGCACAAGTCACTTTTAGTGTGTGATGGTTAccagcattttgttttcactttcaataCTTTCACAACTTTTATTTCCTTGCTTTCCTCTCGTGTTATAAATCCCTGGTAGGTTCAGTTTAATGGGACGTGGCTTTTAAGAAATCCATCTATGAGATAGATGATAATTAGATTACATTTGATCAACTCGTTACATCATTTCAGGCAAAGCACTGAAGTCAGGCTTAGCTGTTTTATTCTGTGGCTCATTTATCAGCTGCTTGGCAACCAACATCCAATCACATTCATGCAGCTTTTACCTGGAAAATGAAAGTCTGAATTATGCTCAAGTCCTAAAAGTGTGTTAAactatataaacaaacaaaaaatggtTTGTATATTATATGTTCAGTGTTGATGTAATTTATTGTGTTAGTAAGTGATATAGTTTCAACACATTATATGATGTGCTGCACAGTAATTTGTGTACTGTACAGATCGCAGGAAGAGCAGTAGCTGCTAAAAGGatccaaacaaacaattaacAATGACACTTATTAGACttattatagattatattaTTGAAGTCTttctcactcttcctcttcctccctcttcagGTAGACTTTGAGGATGTGATCGCCGAGCCTGCAGGGACCTACAGCTTTGACGGCGTGTGGAAAGCCAGCTTCACCACCTTCACTGTCACCAAGTACTGGTGTTACCGGCTGCTGACGGCGCTGGTCGGCATCCCCCTGGCGCTGATCTGGGGAATCTTCTTCGCCATCCTGTCCTTTATACACATCTGGGCCGTGGTGCCGTGCGTCAAGAGCTACCTGATCGAGATCCACTGTGTCAGTCGCGTCTACTCCATCTGCGTGCACACCTTCTGCGACCCGCTGTTCGAGGCCATGGGCAAGTGCCTCAGCAGCATCAGAATCCGCACGACCAAGGAGGTGTAGCATCCaccaagaggaggaggaggattaacgggaagaggggagggaggatgggagggCTAGAGCCACACGGATGGAGGGAAAAgtcagaacaaaaaaaaaaaaagaagaaaaaatagacCTCTGGAAAACAAAAGGTGAGACTTTTCCAGAGCTGGGCGGGGTTTGTTTGGAATTGAAGGGGCGTGGTCACACGGCACCTGACCCCGCCTTTTTCCACCAGCTGTTCTTTCCTCTCCAGTGTCGGTGTAACCAAACGGGTGGGCACAGGAAATCAAAGGGTCGTTCTCCggggttttgttgttttgtttgtgttctctagtttttttgttttttattcctcACTGTTAACTTTGTCATGCAAGCAGCCGAGCTCCGTATCTGTTTTCTGTCCGTTTTTGCCACACGATGTAAATTCCTTCCATTCTTACCGTTTCTGTGGAGAGCTTATCACTTTGACTGATTCATGTGAAGAGGGGATGTCAGGGTGTATCACTGTCTCCTCTCGtgcttatttgtgtttgtttttttggagccaCTGGGCCGGGCAGGATggtggggggttggggttgGGAAAGTCAAagctgagagaaagagtgagcgCTGCCAAATTCTATCCGactcagcaaaaacaaaacaaccccaCAAGCCGAACAGCCCAGCAacacccctccctctgccccccccccccccccccatgacctCCAACCCACCAAAACCaaccacccaccccccaccccttcacCTGGGTCTCCAGCAGTCTGACACACTGAACCTGCCCTCGTTCCTGCATGCACCTGCATCACGTCGCCAGCAACTCACCGTCCGCCACGCCCGCCACACGGCCTTACGATGCAGAAATGATCTCGGCATCTCAGCTCAGTCGCTCTGTGCATCAGCTTCTTACTTCACCTCCACCTTCATCACCATCCTCGTGATTACatgagtgtgtgacagagaatgttagcatttgaattattctttttttttactccaatGTGGGTTTTTCTGACTAATTTAGGCCATTTTCAGTGAAGCTCATCGCTTTTAAATGCACATCACCGTAGTTCCATagtgaatgcttttttttctacactATGAATATGAAGAACTTTGAGGGGTTAACTTCAATACTGTTGTTTTAATATcctacatgtactgtatgggTGTTTATGCAGAAATGAGACTTTACAAGCTATGCCCTCATTCCAGTGCAGTAATCTATGGGAAAGTATTGTTAGTGAATAGCACTAATGAAGATCTCCTTTCCATATTTGCAAATGTAGTAGATTACTAGTGGTTACTTTTGCACAGTCTGCACAGGATGTGCAGTGTTACGCACTGTGGTACTTCCACAGGTTAATGCATTGGAATTAAGACAATGTGTGGTGGAATGTGTGATTTTGGATGaatttttatttgttatctGGTCATAATTTCgctccctcccccttttttgtcttcttattttgtgtgtttatttccccTGACTGTGGACACGATGCTGAAAAGCATCAAACTGATGCCTCCCACCCAGAGATGGGTGAAGGGAGAAAGGTTGGGTAGGGTTTctgggttggggtggggggggtgggggagggggggtcgtGTTTTTTTGAGACACTAAGCTCGCTTTGACTCCGTCACCTTCAGTCTACCTGCTGTCTTCTCACAGGGATGGTTATATCATAGCACCTGTTCCTTGAATTGAGTGTTTTTAAGCTCTAAAGGTGATATTTTTATAAGAaaatttgttttccttccttgcTTTTACTGTACAATATCACGCTGTGCACATTAAAATTTAATATAATCcagtgtgcatttgtttgtttttgtatctaCAGTTTCTTTGCCAAGATGGAAAAAGGGATCACAGAGTGCCTCTCCATGATAGTCCGACATTAagagtagatttttttttgttcttttttactTGCAATATTGAGTCATAGCAAATCTAATTGTGTAATGATTCACAGTCGATACTTGGTGACTGGTTTCATTCGTCTGTACTGCAGGGACCAGCCAGTTGAAGCTACTTGTGGAAAAGAATACATAAGAATTAAGCTGGAGCGAGAGtaactgaaaaataatttccagcagcagtgcCCTCCAAACCCTGCGTAGTATTTGTATCTGAGTCTGTGTCAGTAAGGCCTAATGCCTGCAGCTCTGCTCGCACGCTTTCTTTCCAAGGCTGGCACAACATCTCCATGGTTACTggagaaacaaataaaagtgttgGGCAATGCTCGTGAGACTGGAGTCGAGTCTCTTGACTGTATTCAAGTTAATTTACACCAAAAACAGGCACATAATTAATGCAGCCTGAGGCAAGCCTGGACTCTCACTGTAAACTGTATtgttcaacagcaacatgttgaGAATGAAGTCAAGTTGACTTAACAGAGGTCctttgttttaatctgtcaAGGGTGATTTTCAAGAACACATTGGATACAATAGAAATAGGGAACAGGGTGAGCTGTTAAATGCTGCCTCCAGGTTTCATGTATCAACATTACATTTGAGTCACAGAGCTACATTAAATGGCCAAAAGTATAAAGACAGCCAAACATTACAGccatatgtgattgttgaacattttCACAACCGTAACatcctccactcttctgggaaggcaAATCCCTGAAGCCACAAGAGTCCAGTCAGGTGAGGCACCAGTGTTGGCCGACGTCAATATGGATAAAGGAATAATCCATCTGCCGCACAATGATAATGATTTTTAACCAGTTCCCAATATTGTGactaatccaaacaaagataGTGGCCCAAAATGCTCAGTCTGCATCCAGAAAAGTTGTATCATCACGTGCATTTATGCATATTAACCATTATTCTCCATGTTCATATGTAATAACgcatatatatttttcttccatTGTTTAAAAGGAGAGATACAACGCTTCCGGCTATCATCTGGTATGGATTAACAACAGAGTCACAACTTAACAAACAGGTTGAAATCCTCTTTATCGTGCAGCTGAAGGAATATTTTTTGAAATGTCGATTTGGgaaataccttcaaaactaCAGTAAATgaccttctgggtttttcaaaCACAGCCAGGGATTTATCAGCAAACCTGATGGTTAGCTGAGTAATGTATATGAGAGGCCCAAACTACAGGTAGCCTATCCAGCATTATCTAACCAAATAACGTAAAGTTCAGCCAAATAAAACcctgtgagaaagaaaagaaagcataCAAAAGGAAGATATTGgttgaaaatagaaaacaaacatcttctGAGCACCACTCAGACACTCAAGTGTCATTAACACATCCaggctgaaacacaacagaaaactCCTGAGCAGGAAGCAAAAGGTCCTGGCAGAGTAAAACCTGCTCGCCCCAGAGGGGAAGTTTCCAGTGATTTGCAGTGCAGGACCAAAGCAGACATAACAGGAGgatgagagaagacagagacGGCTCTGTTACCTCCGTGCAGACGACAGGGTT from Enoplosus armatus isolate fEnoArm2 chromosome 6, fEnoArm2.hap1, whole genome shotgun sequence includes:
- the cav1 gene encoding caveolin-1; amino-acid sequence: MTGGLKDGDTDEEFLHSPFIRKQGNIYKPNNKDMDNDSLNEKTMEDVHTKEIDLVNRDPKRINDDVVKVDFEDVIAEPAGTYSFDGVWKASFTTFTVTKYWCYRLLTALVGIPLALIWGIFFAILSFIHIWAVVPCVKSYLIEIHCVSRVYSICVHTFCDPLFEAMGKCLSSIRIRTTKEV